The Pimelobacter simplex genomic sequence ACCCTCGGTCTGCGAGGCGGCGTACGCGCCGGGTGCGCTGTCCATGAGGACGGCGTCGACGCGGTCGTTCTGCAGCGCGAGGATGACCTGGTTCTGGCCCGGGAAGACGATCGACTCGATCTTGTCGTCGCCCGCGGCCTCGCACTTCTTCGACTGCTCCTCGGCCTGGGCGACCTCGGTGGTGCCCTTGACGATGCCGACCGTGGTGCCGCACATGGCCTCGAGGGTCGCGTACTTCTCGGCGTCGTCCTCGTGGGCGAGCACGCCCGCACCGGCGGCGAAGTAGTCGACGAAGTCGACCTCCTTCTGGCGCTCCTTGTTGTCGGTCATCGCCGACATCGCCATCTCGTAGCGACCCGAGACGAGGCCGGGGATGATCGCGTCGAAGGCGATGTTCTCGAACTCGATGTCGATGCCGAGCTGCTTCTCCAGGCCGTCCGCGATCTCCCGGTCGATGCCGAGGACGGTCTTGTTGTCGGTGTCGTAGAACTCGAACGGCGGGTACTCGACGTTGCTCGCGATGGTGATCGACTTCTTGTCCTGGAGGTCCTTCGGGAGCGCGCTGTGGAGCGGGGCGGACTTGTCGAAGGACGGGTCGTCGTTCGCTTCGCTGCTGCCGCCGCAGGCGGAGAGCAGCGCCGGCAGGGCCAGGGCGAGGGCGGCGGCCGAGAGGGTGAGGTGGCGGGGTCGCGTCATGATGCGTGCGCTCCTTGAGGTGTCGTGGATCACAGGAGGATCCGGCCCCGGGGAGGTCGGCAACAATCGCCGTTCCCATGGCGTGGGAAACGGCGGTTTCGGCCCTGTTAAAGCTCGGACTACTTCTCGAGCTCGGCGGACATGTCCGCCGCGGCCGAGCGCAGGAGGCGGGTCGCCCGGCGTACCCAGTCGGGGTTGTCGCAGCGGTCCGAGGGCCCGGCGAGGGTCAGCGACGCGGCCACCTCGCCGTTGCTGAAGACGGGGACGGCGACCGCGATCGCGCCCTCCTTGAACTCGCCGCGGGAGACGGCGAACTGGTCGCGTCGTACCTGGGCGAGGACGGCGGGCAGGTCGGCCGCCCGGACGGTCGCCTCGGAGTAGGCGACGAGGTTGGCGAGCGCGACCTCGACGATCGGCCGGGGCGCGTAGGCGAGGAGCAGGCGCTGGCCGGCGCCGGCGTAGAGCGGGAGCAGCTCGTTGATCCGGAAGGCGTAGTGGTCGGGCGCGGTCGAGACCGACTGGCGCAGGCAGATCGCGTGGGAGCCCGCGCGTACGGCGAGCACGGCGGTCTCGCCGGTCTGGTAGGTCAGCGTGCGCAGGTACTCACCGCAGATCTCCGCCAGCCGGGTGTGGGTCAGGTGCTCGCCGGAGATCTCCATCAGCCGCCAGCCGGGCACGTAGACCCCCTGGGACTCCTCGATCAGTCCGTAGTCGCGCAACGAGCGGACGTACCGGTACGCCGTGCTCGTCGCCAGCCCCAGCTCCTCGGCGACCTCCGCGACGGTCACCTGACCGTTGCGGGCGATCGCGATGAGGACGTCAAGTCCGCGGGTGAAGGAGTTCTGCGCCATGACCGTGCTGCCGGCTCAGATCGACGGCGGCGGGGGCAACCGGAACGGCTGGGTGGGCTCCTCGGCGGCCTCCGGACGCGGGGGCCGGCCGGGGATGTGCTGCTTGTGCACCTTCTCGGTGCGCGGGTCGAGCACGATCTCGTGGGAGTCGCCGTCGCGTCCGTCGAAGCGCACCGCGACCGTCTCGAAGCCCTTGTGCCGCTGCATCTGGGCGTACATGGCGTACGCACGGCGGTCGGCCTCGGTGAGGTCGACGGAGTCGGTGAACGGCGTCAGCAGGGCCCGCGGCCACAGCTTGCGGGCGAGGACGACGTTGACCTCGATACCGAGGACACCCATCACCGCGCCGATGTAGAGCAGGCCCATCAGGCCGAGGACCAGGCCGAACGTGGCCATGTTGTTGCGGTCCGTGCTGGCGACGACGTTGGTGACGTAGGCCGTGCCGATCCACTGCAGGAACTGCCACATCACGGCGACCGTGAACCCGCCCGGTGCGGCGCGGATGCCGCGGTCCCGGATCGCGCGGGCCGCCGCCATCCGGAGCAGCACGGTCATCACCGAGCCGAGGATCACCACCGTCAGGAGCCGCACCAGCCAGTGGAACCAGGTGTGCCGGGAGAGCGCGCCCACCAGGTTGGTCTCGGTGAGCACCGCCGAGCCGACCGAGATCGCGAAGATGAAGGTGCCCGCGACGAGCAGCAGGAAGAGGCTGTTGACCCGGGTCATCAGCGGGTGCGGGCGGCTGTTGCGCGGCACCGCCCAGGCGGCCGACTGGACGTTCTGGAGCGCGAGGCCGAGCCCGAGCGCGCCGTACAGCGCCGTCAGGGAACCGACGATGATGCCCCCGGTCGACCCCTGGATCCCGGCCGGCCGGCCGAGCGCGTCACCGATGATCGGGAACTGGCCGAGCGCCGAGTCGAGGACCTGCTCCTGGAGGCGCGGGTTGCCGTCGAGGAAGAAGCCGAGGATCGACGTGGCGAGCAGCAGCAGCGGGAAGATCGAGAGGAACGCGTAGAACGTCAGGATCGCTGCCAGGTAGTTGCCCTGGTCGTCGAAGAACTTGTAGATGACGGCAAGCGGAAAGCCGACAACGGAATTCTTCCGTTGCCCGCGATCGATGTTGCCGACGACACCCACGGCCAGAACCTACGGCATCGCACCGCTCACGCTCGGGAGGGTCCTCATGCCAGCAGCGCGGCGATCCCGATCGCGACCGGCGCCGAGGCCAGCGTCGAGACGAAGATGGCGTCCCGCGCGAGCAGGATCGCCCGGTCGTAGCGCATCGCCACGACGAACACGTTCTGCGCCGTCGGCAGCGCCGACAGCAGCGTCACCGCGAACAGGTCGTGCCCGTCCAGACCCACCACGAACCGCCCCACGACGTACGCCGCCACGGGCTGGACCACCATCTTGAGCGTCGTCACCGTCGCCAGTACCCGCGGCGTCACCCCACGCCCCGGCAGGGGGCCGAGGCGGAGCGCGACGCCGTACGCGATGAGCATGGCGGGCACCGCCATCCCACCGACCAGCTCGAGCGGCGCCTGCACCGGGTGCGGCAGCGAGGTGTCCGTGGTCGCCAGCAGGAGCCCCGCGAACGACGCGATCGTGAGCGGGTTGGTGACCGGCCGGGACAGGATCTTGGCGATGCTCGGCCGCTCGGGACTGGTGACCACGTCGAGCACCGTGAGCGCCAGCGGCTGGAGCACCAGCAGCTGCATCAGGAGCGCCGGCACGACCAGGGCGGCGTCCCCCAGCGCGTAGGCCGCGATCGGCAGGCCGAGGTTGCCCGCGTTGACGTACGCCGAGCACAGGCTCGCCACGACCGTCGTACCGGAGTCGAGGCGGCGGGCCCGCGCGATGACCACCATCAGCCCCGCACTGACGATCACGCCCGCCGCCGTCGCGACCAGCGGACCGGACAGCACGCGGGAGGGATCGGAGTCGGCCAGGACGGTGACCAGCAGCGCCGGGCTGGCGAGGTAGAACGAGGCGAGCGACAGGCTGCGCTGGCCGTGGGCATCGACGATGCCGCGGTCGGCGAGGAGGGCGCCGAGGGCGATCACGATCGCGATCGTCGCGAAGCCTTCGAGGACACCTCCCACGGGGTGATCCCATCACCCCGGGCGCGGCGTACGGGACCGGGGGTGGTCGGGGCCTCAGGCGAGCAGGCGCTTGCGCGCGATCCCGAGATGCGCGTCCGCCAGCCGCTCGAGCTGGCTGTCCGCGAGCCGGACCAGGTCGTCCAGCAGGACGGCGTCGAGGCGGGGGTCGGCGTCCGCGACGGAGCGGAGAAGCTGCCAGCCGGCGCGCTTGCCGAAGACGGCGATGCGGAGCGTCTCGATCTCGACGACGTCGGTGAGAGCGCCCACGCGGCTGGGGGGTGGCGCCGCCCGCGGCCATGATGGTCCGGAGGCTCTCGCGCTCGGCGGTGACCTCGACGGCGATCTCGCCGACGCCGGCCGCGACGAGCAGGTCGGGGTGGTGCGGGCGACGCGGTGGGTCAGCGAGACCCGCGGTCGGACCGCGACGCCCCGTCAGGTCGGCTGGCCGGCCCCGCCGTCGGTCTCGTCCTGCCGCCGCTGCTGCTCGTGCCGCTTGCGCTGCTCCTCAGCCCGCTCGCGCACCTTGCGCAGGAACTCCTCGTCCTTGGCCGGGTCCTCGGACGCGAACCGCCCCCGCCGCTCGTACTCCGGGAACCCCGGCGCCGCGCCCTCCAGGCGGGTCATCGGGCGCTCGGCGGCGGGGCGGCCGGCGACGAGCCAGGCGATGGAGCCGGCGAGGGGGAAGAAGAGCACGATGAGGAGCCACCAGGTCTTGGCGAGGTGGCGGATGCCGTCCTCGCGCGAGGTGATCACGTCCACGACGCAGAAGAGCCAGAGGATGAGGATCAGGACCGGGGGCAGCAACCGCAGCATGGCGGCATTGTGCCCGGATCTGCCCGCCGGCGTCCCGCGAATCTCAGGGCGTCTGGACGTCGAGGTCGCCGGCGGCGTGGGCGCGGCGGAGGGCGACCTTGTCGAGCTTGCCCACGCTCGTGTGCGGCAGTACGTCGACCACGGCCCAGCGCTCGGGCACCCACCAGCGCGGGACCTGCTCGGTGACGGCGGCGCGCAGGGCCGGCAGGTCGAGGTCCAGGCCGGCGCCGGCGCCGGCGACGACGGCGAGGGGGCGCTCGTCCCAGCGCTCGTCCGGTACGCCGATCACGGCGGCCTCCGCGACGCCGGGGAGGCCGCTGATGAGGTTCTCCAGCTCGACCGACGAGATCCACTCGCCGCCGGACTTGATGACGTCCTTGGCCCGGTCGGTGAGGCGGAGGTAGCCGCGGGGGTCGACGGTGCCGACGTCGCCGGTGCGCAGCCAGCCGTCGTGGAAGCGGTCGGCGCCGGCGCCGTCCAGGTACGACGCGCTGACCCACGGGCCGCGGACCTCGATCTCGCCGACGGTGGTGCCGTCGCAGGGCAGCTCGGTGCCGGTGTCCGGGTCGACGAGGCGGAGGTCGACCCCGGCGAGGAGGCGGCCCTGGCTGAGGCGGGCGGAGCGCTCCTCGGCGGGGGTCGTGCCGGGGAGGGGGCGGCCGACGGTGACGAGGGGCGAGGTCTCGGTCATGCCCCAGCCCTGGAGCACGGTGATCCCGTGCCGGTCGAAGGCGTCGAGCAGCGCGGCCGAGACGGCGGCGCCGCCGATGACGACCTGGCGCAGGTGGGGCAGCGGCTCGGGGTCGACGTCGAGTGCGCGGGCCACCTCGGACCACACCGCGGGGACGCCGTTGGCGAAGGTCACCCGCTGGCGGCGCAGCAGCGCGACCATCTCCTCGGGCGGCGGCACCCGGCCGGGCAGGACGAGGTCGGCGCCGAACCACCAGGCGGCGTACGGGTAGCACCAGGCCGTCGCGTGGAACATCGGTACGACGACCAGCAGCCGGTCCTCGCTCCCCAGCCGCAGCGCGTTGGTCGAGGCCGCGGACAGGCACTGCAGCAGGATCGAGCGGTGGCTGTAGACGACTCCCTTGGGGTCGCCGGTCGTGCCCGTGGTGAAGCAGATGCTGGCCGCCGTGTCCTCCGCGACCTCGGGCCAGGGATAGGTCGCGGGCCGGCCGGACACGAGGGCGTCGTATGCGTCGTCGGGACCGCCGACGACCACGACGTGGTCGACCTCCGGCAGGTCGGCCAGCAGCGGCCGGACCTGGTCGACGAGGTCCGCGGCGACCAGCAGCACCCGGTCGTGCGCGGCGGCCAGGGTGTGGCGCAGCTGGGCCGCGGAAAGCCGCGGGTTGGCGGTGTGCAGGACCGCACCCATGGCGGGGACGGCGAGGTACGCCTCCAGGTGGGCGCGGTCGTTCCAGAGCAGCGTGCCGACCGCGGTCCCGGGGGTGACGCCGAGCCCGGCGAGGGCGTGGGCGAGCCGGGCGGCGCCGGCGGCGACCTCCGCGAAGGTGAGGGTGATGTCGGGTTCACCAGCGCTGCCGGCGACGACCACCTCGCGGTCGGCGTGCCAGCGGGCGCCGTGCTCCAGCAACCGGGCGATGGTGAGGTCGCCGTGGCCCATCGTGGTGCTGATCATGGGTGCTCCTGCAGGTCGTCGGTGATCGCGCGGTGCTCCGCGCGGGTGAGGGGGAGGTCGGCCGCGAGGACCGAGGCGGCGAGCGTGGCCGGACGCCGGGCGCCCGTGACGACGCCGACGTGGTCACCGAGGCCGAGCAGCCAGGCGAGCAGCACCGTCGGCACCGGTACACCGTGCGCCCGCGCCGCCCGGCCGGCCTCCGGGCTGAGCCGCTCCACCGCGCCCGGTGGCCGCACGCCGCCGAGCGGCGAGGCAGCGAGCAGCGCGATCCCGTGGGCCGCGGTGAGCGCGACCAGCTCGGGCGCGGGCGGAGCGGCGGCCGAGAAGGGGTTCTGCACCGCCGCCACGGGGACGACGTCCAGCGCCTCGCGCACCTGGTCCGCCGTCACGTTGCACAGCCCGACTGCACCGACGAGACCCTCGCGGCGCAGGTCCGCGAGGGCGCCGGCGCTGTCGGTCAGCGGCACCCGCGGGTCGGGGAAGTGCAGGTAGTAGAGGTCGATCCGCTCCCGGCCCAGCAGGCCGAGGCTGCGCCGGCAGTCCGCCCGCAGCGCGGCCGGGGAGGCGTCGACCAGGTAGCGGTCGCCGTCGCGGAAGTGCCCGCCCTTGGTCGCGACGAGCACCTCGTCCCGAGCGCCGGCGCCGGCACCGAGCCGATCGAGCACCCGGCGCACCAGCCGCTCGTTGTGCCCCTCCACCCCGCGGGTGGTGTAGGCCCGGGCGGTGTCGACGTAGGTCACGCCGGCCTCGATCGCCTGGGCGAGCAGGCGCTCGGCCGGGCCGTCGTCCGCCGGGTCGGTGATCGACCATCGGGCACCGCCGAGGCCGACCCGGAGGACCTCCCGGCCGGCCACGGCGAGCGTGCGCCGAGGCGTCACGACGCGCCGGGTCCTAGGAGGTGGCGGTGGCCTGGCGGACCCTCTGGCGCTGGTGGCCCAGGCCCTCGATCTCCAGGTCCATCACGTCGCCCTCGGCGAGGTAGGGGAAGCGGCCCGACAGCGCGACGCCCTCGGGGGTGCCGGTCAGCACGAGGTCACCCGGCGCGAGGTACACGTGACGGCTCAGGTGCCGGATGATCTCGGCGACGGTGAAGACCATGTCGGCGGTCGAGGAGTCCTGGCGCGGCTCGTCGTTGACCCACGAGCGCAGGCGCAGCGCCTGGGGGTCGATCTCGTCGGCGGGACGCAGCACCGGCCCGACGGGGCAGAACGTCTCGGCCGACTTGCCCTTGGACCACTGGCCGCCGGAGTGCTCGAGCTGGCTGGCGCGCTCGGAGAGGTCGTTGGCGATGACGTACCCGGCGACGTACGCCAGCGGGTCGGCGTCGTCGGCGAGGTGCCGCGGGGTGTCCTTGATGACGACGCCGAGCTCGACCTCCCAGTCGCTGCGGGTCGAGCCGACCGGCAGCAGAACCTGGTCGTCGGGTCCGACAACGGTGCCCGGGTGCTTGTAGAACAACACCGGGACGGCGGGCGGCTCGGCGCCGGACTCGGCAGCGTGGGCGGCGTAGTTCATGCCGATGCAGCTGACCGCCTGGGGGCGGGCGATCGGGGCGCCGATGCGCACGTCGTCGGCCAGCGCGAGCGCGGGGAGCTCACCGGCGGCGAGCGCCGCACGGGTCCGGGCGATGCCGTCG encodes the following:
- a CDS encoding AEC family transporter; its protein translation is MGGVLEGFATIAIVIALGALLADRGIVDAHGQRSLSLASFYLASPALLVTVLADSDPSRVLSGPLVATAAGVIVSAGLMVVIARARRLDSGTTVVASLCSAYVNAGNLGLPIAAYALGDAALVVPALLMQLLVLQPLALTVLDVVTSPERPSIAKILSRPVTNPLTIASFAGLLLATTDTSLPHPVQAPLELVGGMAVPAMLIAYGVALRLGPLPGRGVTPRVLATVTTLKMVVQPVAAYVVGRFVVGLDGHDLFAVTLLSALPTAQNVFVVAMRYDRAILLARDAIFVSTLASAPVAIGIAALLA
- a CDS encoding aldo/keto reductase; its protein translation is MTPRRTLAVAGREVLRVGLGGARWSITDPADDGPAERLLAQAIEAGVTYVDTARAYTTRGVEGHNERLVRRVLDRLGAGAGARDEVLVATKGGHFRDGDRYLVDASPAALRADCRRSLGLLGRERIDLYYLHFPDPRVPLTDSAGALADLRREGLVGAVGLCNVTADQVREALDVVPVAAVQNPFSAAAPPAPELVALTAAHGIALLAASPLGGVRPPGAVERLSPEAGRAARAHGVPVPTVLLAWLLGLGDHVGVVTGARRPATLAASVLAADLPLTRAEHRAITDDLQEHP
- a CDS encoding IclR family transcriptional regulator, producing MAQNSFTRGLDVLIAIARNGQVTVAEVAEELGLATSTAYRYVRSLRDYGLIEESQGVYVPGWRLMEISGEHLTHTRLAEICGEYLRTLTYQTGETAVLAVRAGSHAICLRQSVSTAPDHYAFRINELLPLYAGAGQRLLLAYAPRPIVEVALANLVAYSEATVRAADLPAVLAQVRRDQFAVSRGEFKEGAIAVAVPVFSNGEVAASLTLAGPSDRCDNPDWVRRATRLLRSAAADMSAELEK
- a CDS encoding YihY/virulence factor BrkB family protein — encoded protein: MGVVGNIDRGQRKNSVVGFPLAVIYKFFDDQGNYLAAILTFYAFLSIFPLLLLATSILGFFLDGNPRLQEQVLDSALGQFPIIGDALGRPAGIQGSTGGIIVGSLTALYGALGLGLALQNVQSAAWAVPRNSRPHPLMTRVNSLFLLLVAGTFIFAISVGSAVLTETNLVGALSRHTWFHWLVRLLTVVILGSVMTVLLRMAAARAIRDRGIRAAPGGFTVAVMWQFLQWIGTAYVTNVVASTDRNNMATFGLVLGLMGLLYIGAVMGVLGIEVNVVLARKLWPRALLTPFTDSVDLTEADRRAYAMYAQMQRHKGFETVAVRFDGRDGDSHEIVLDPRTEKVHKQHIPGRPPRPEAAEEPTQPFRLPPPPSI
- a CDS encoding fumarylacetoacetate hydrolase family protein yields the protein MEFFRYGAPGTEQPAVRDDAGTTYDLRGLTADIDGAFLAADGIARTRAALAAGELPALALADDVRIGAPIARPQAVSCIGMNYAAHAAESGAEPPAVPVLFYKHPGTVVGPDDQVLLPVGSTRSDWEVELGVVIKDTPRHLADDADPLAYVAGYVIANDLSERASQLEHSGGQWSKGKSAETFCPVGPVLRPADEIDPQALRLRSWVNDEPRQDSSTADMVFTVAEIIRHLSRHVYLAPGDLVLTGTPEGVALSGRFPYLAEGDVMDLEIEGLGHQRQRVRQATATS
- a CDS encoding long-chain-fatty-acid--CoA ligase is translated as MISTTMGHGDLTIARLLEHGARWHADREVVVAGSAGEPDITLTFAEVAAGAARLAHALAGLGVTPGTAVGTLLWNDRAHLEAYLAVPAMGAVLHTANPRLSAAQLRHTLAAAHDRVLLVAADLVDQVRPLLADLPEVDHVVVVGGPDDAYDALVSGRPATYPWPEVAEDTAASICFTTGTTGDPKGVVYSHRSILLQCLSAASTNALRLGSEDRLLVVVPMFHATAWCYPYAAWWFGADLVLPGRVPPPEEMVALLRRQRVTFANGVPAVWSEVARALDVDPEPLPHLRQVVIGGAAVSAALLDAFDRHGITVLQGWGMTETSPLVTVGRPLPGTTPAEERSARLSQGRLLAGVDLRLVDPDTGTELPCDGTTVGEIEVRGPWVSASYLDGAGADRFHDGWLRTGDVGTVDPRGYLRLTDRAKDVIKSGGEWISSVELENLISGLPGVAEAAVIGVPDERWDERPLAVVAGAGAGLDLDLPALRAAVTEQVPRWWVPERWAVVDVLPHTSVGKLDKVALRRAHAAGDLDVQTP
- a CDS encoding ABC transporter substrate-binding protein produces the protein MTRPRHLTLSAAALALALPALLSACGGSSEANDDPSFDKSAPLHSALPKDLQDKKSITIASNVEYPPFEFYDTDNKTVLGIDREIADGLEKQLGIDIEFENIAFDAIIPGLVSGRYEMAMSAMTDNKERQKEVDFVDYFAAGAGVLAHEDDAEKYATLEAMCGTTVGIVKGTTEVAQAEEQSKKCEAAGDDKIESIVFPGQNQVILALQNDRVDAVLMDSAPGAYAASQTEGLVMSKPYESQPFGIVFAKGSTELQQAVQKALEALLKDGDYLKALEKYGLESGAVDAFPVNGGTQ
- a CDS encoding PLD nuclease N-terminal domain-containing protein, translated to MLRLLPPVLILILWLFCVVDVITSREDGIRHLAKTWWLLIVLFFPLAGSIAWLVAGRPAAERPMTRLEGAAPGFPEYERRGRFASEDPAKDEEFLRKVRERAEEQRKRHEQQRRQDETDGGAGQPT